The proteins below come from a single Streptomyces spongiicola genomic window:
- a CDS encoding M23 family metallopeptidase, with protein sequence MNDQHPHAGYDAYATGGFGTDPLFGALPGGPEDAHLAHGGLYGTEQWPAGPPTGYDDYGNPQHAYGQQYDATHFGTAQYDASGHYDAAGHHEANGQYDATGQWDANAWNEAGQFTAEQFELQPQSQPYDTGGHWTATGHAAATSYETGAYDATAWNSAGADTTAVHPPYGDHAGQTPEPEHSGYAVHGDPHDQASAFIPEQFSPATEFGAPQATRPGTGNGTGNGWETEAGLGGETATWTETGAVAETTTWTETETATWTETGAVGGTGTTEEHAEYAEYEPQRSAADAYGEDVPSGHDHEAELIAAAATVTAPAVTLASADPARPVRRAGGARGRRRTPAKRSALLTVAVPSVCVMGVAGVAAASVGGLTDGDQPQDGKSAVTAADKPAVKPVVANNALDTQLAALSADARDFGDRASRTQERIDLKARQEAERKKREEEAVLREKLRPKFALPVAQRGLSAYYGQAGVNWMSMHTGIDFPVSYGTPVMAATDGTVRTQWNSAYGNMAIVTAADGTETWYCHLSSTKIRSGQVKAGDVIAYSGNSGNSTGPHLHFEVRPGGGSAIDPLAWLRSHGLSPA encoded by the coding sequence GTGAACGACCAGCACCCCCACGCCGGGTACGACGCGTACGCCACCGGCGGCTTCGGCACCGACCCTCTCTTCGGCGCCCTGCCCGGCGGTCCCGAGGACGCTCACCTCGCCCACGGCGGGCTGTACGGCACGGAGCAGTGGCCGGCCGGCCCCCCGACGGGCTACGACGACTACGGCAACCCCCAGCATGCGTACGGGCAGCAGTACGACGCAACGCATTTCGGCACCGCGCAGTACGACGCCTCCGGCCACTACGACGCAGCCGGCCACCACGAGGCCAACGGCCAGTACGACGCGACCGGCCAGTGGGACGCCAACGCCTGGAACGAGGCGGGGCAGTTCACGGCCGAGCAGTTCGAGTTGCAGCCGCAGTCGCAGCCTTACGACACGGGCGGCCACTGGACGGCGACCGGCCACGCCGCGGCGACGTCGTACGAGACCGGTGCCTACGACGCCACCGCGTGGAACTCCGCGGGAGCCGACACCACCGCCGTCCACCCCCCGTACGGCGACCACGCCGGGCAGACGCCGGAACCCGAGCACTCCGGGTACGCGGTGCACGGGGATCCGCACGATCAAGCCTCGGCGTTCATCCCCGAACAGTTCTCTCCCGCCACCGAGTTCGGCGCACCGCAGGCGACGCGGCCCGGCACCGGGAACGGCACCGGGAACGGCTGGGAGACCGAAGCCGGCCTCGGCGGCGAGACCGCGACCTGGACCGAGACCGGGGCCGTCGCGGAGACCACGACCTGGACCGAGACCGAGACAGCGACCTGGACCGAGACCGGAGCCGTCGGCGGGACCGGGACCACCGAAGAGCACGCGGAGTACGCCGAGTACGAGCCGCAGCGGTCGGCGGCGGACGCGTACGGCGAGGACGTGCCCTCCGGTCATGACCACGAGGCCGAGCTGATCGCCGCCGCCGCCACCGTCACGGCACCGGCCGTCACCCTCGCCTCCGCCGACCCGGCCCGCCCCGTGCGCAGGGCGGGCGGCGCCCGCGGCCGCCGCCGCACCCCCGCCAAGCGTTCGGCACTGCTCACCGTCGCCGTACCGTCCGTCTGCGTGATGGGGGTCGCCGGTGTGGCGGCCGCCTCGGTCGGCGGGCTCACCGACGGCGACCAGCCGCAGGACGGCAAGTCCGCGGTCACGGCCGCCGACAAGCCGGCCGTGAAGCCCGTCGTCGCCAACAACGCGCTCGACACCCAGCTCGCCGCGCTCAGCGCCGACGCCCGCGACTTCGGTGACCGCGCGAGCCGGACCCAGGAGCGCATCGACCTCAAGGCGCGTCAGGAGGCGGAGCGCAAGAAGCGCGAGGAGGAGGCCGTCCTCCGCGAGAAACTGCGGCCGAAGTTCGCCCTCCCCGTCGCCCAGCGCGGCCTCAGCGCCTACTACGGTCAGGCCGGGGTCAACTGGATGTCCATGCACACCGGGATCGACTTCCCGGTCTCGTACGGTACGCCGGTGATGGCCGCGACCGACGGCACCGTGCGGACGCAGTGGAACAGCGCCTACGGCAACATGGCCATCGTCACCGCCGCCGACGGCACGGAGACCTGGTACTGCCATCTGAGCAGCACCAAGATCCGCTCCGGCCAGGTCAAGGCCGGTGACGTGATCGCGTACTCCGGCAACTCGGGCAACTCCACCGGCCCGCATCTCCACTTCGAGGTGCGGCCCGGCGGCGGGTCGGCGATCGACCCGCTCGCGTGGCTGCGCAGCCACGGCCTGAGCCCCGCCTGA
- a CDS encoding esterase/lipase family protein, translated as MGFLPPLRTGMPVALLRATALELAVLAAHMVVYPSGLIPERRASGPAPTGPPPQDSSAAHGLTAGHSTPAAPSALPAPSPSRPPAVLLHGFADNRSVFVLLRRSLVRQDGRHVESLNYSPLTCDIRAAAELLGRHVEEICARTGRRRVDVVGHSLGGLIARYYVQRLGGDRRVRTLVTLGTPHTGTSVAPLASAHPIVRQMRPGSAVIEELALPAPGCRTRFVSFWSDLDQIMVPLETARLAHPDLTVRNVRVSGIGHLALPVHPAVAAGIREALDISGAEIPPAGAVPAA; from the coding sequence ATGGGTTTCCTGCCGCCGCTGCGGACGGGGATGCCGGTCGCCCTGCTGCGTGCCACCGCCCTGGAGCTGGCCGTCCTGGCCGCGCACATGGTCGTGTACCCGTCGGGCCTGATCCCGGAGCGCCGGGCCTCCGGGCCCGCCCCCACCGGTCCGCCGCCCCAGGACTCCTCCGCAGCCCACGGCCTCACGGCCGGGCACAGCACCCCGGCGGCGCCGTCGGCCCTCCCGGCGCCGTCGCCGTCGCGCCCGCCGGCCGTCCTGCTCCACGGCTTCGCGGACAACCGGTCCGTCTTCGTCCTGTTGCGCCGGTCCCTGGTCCGCCAGGACGGCCGCCATGTGGAGTCGCTCAACTACTCGCCGCTGACCTGCGACATCCGGGCAGCCGCGGAGCTGCTGGGCCGTCATGTCGAGGAGATATGCGCCCGCACCGGCCGGCGGCGCGTCGACGTCGTCGGCCACAGCCTCGGCGGACTGATCGCGCGGTACTACGTCCAGCGGCTCGGCGGTGACCGGCGTGTGCGGACGCTGGTCACGCTCGGCACACCCCACACGGGCACCAGCGTCGCCCCGCTCGCCAGCGCGCACCCCATCGTGCGCCAGATGCGCCCGGGGTCCGCCGTGATCGAAGAGCTGGCACTGCCCGCCCCGGGCTGCCGCACCAGGTTCGTCAGCTTCTGGAGCGATCTGGACCAGATCATGGTGCCCCTGGAGACCGCCCGGCTGGCGCATCCCGATCTGACGGTGCGGAACGTCCGCGTGAGCGGGATCGGGCATCTGGCGCTCCCGGTCCACCCGGCGGTCGCGGCGGGCATCCGCGAGGCTCTCGACATCTCCGGCGCGGAGATCCCGCCGGCCGGTGCCGTTCCGGCGGCATGA
- a CDS encoding cobalamin B12-binding domain-containing protein → MGVTGPIRVVVAKPGLDGHDRGAKVIARALRDAGMEVVYTGLHQTPEQIVDTAIQEDADAIGLSILSGAHNTLFAKVIELLKERDAEDIKVFGGGIIPEADIPPLKEKGVAEIFTPGATTASIVDWVNANVRQPA, encoded by the coding sequence ATGGGTGTGACCGGTCCGATCCGCGTGGTGGTGGCCAAGCCGGGTCTCGACGGCCACGATCGCGGCGCGAAGGTGATCGCACGGGCCCTGCGGGACGCCGGTATGGAGGTCGTCTACACCGGGCTGCACCAGACCCCCGAGCAGATCGTGGACACCGCGATCCAGGAGGACGCCGACGCGATCGGCCTCTCCATCCTCTCCGGCGCGCACAACACCCTCTTCGCGAAGGTGATCGAGCTGCTGAAGGAGCGCGACGCGGAGGACATCAAGGTCTTCGGCGGGGGCATCATCCCCGAGGCGGACATCCCGCCGCTGAAGGAGAAGGGCGTCGCGGAGATCTTCACCCCGGGTGCGACGACGGCGTCGATCGTCGACTGGGTCAACGCGAACGTCCGCCAGCCGGCGTAG
- a CDS encoding C40 family peptidase gives MPALASHRKPRSRTRTSTPAVGFTTAAIAGVSLLSAQNATAGTKPTVEEVQKKVDDLYRQAGSPNQEFGRAKEHGRAKEATGQQRRTVDRSLDETAARTEAFGESRRALGVQAATPDRTGAVAPATALLLAEDPRVHTDQAQPVDLPAGQQHGAVTEHRTRSAEAAEQAERPGQAEQAERPGQARQAAGNLEPLTDSQEPLRARKQAAQQKLAGARELLSRLTADDRTRLAEVERAKEQQARRKAEARAEAEASAGTVAEVEWRFQERERQAWEGTDGGTGTGTATGTGTATGREGGSATAGGTYAAKAEKVLSFAHAQIGKPYVRGATGPSSYDSSGLTQAAWRAAGVDLPRTTWDQMGAGQRVATADLLPGDLVFFYDDISHVGIYAGDGMMIHAPEPGANVRAESIYYMPVHGSVRPA, from the coding sequence ATGCCGGCCTTGGCGTCGCACCGCAAGCCGCGCAGCCGCACACGTACCAGCACACCCGCCGTCGGGTTCACGACGGCCGCCATAGCGGGAGTCTCGCTCCTCTCGGCCCAGAACGCGACAGCCGGCACGAAGCCCACCGTCGAGGAGGTCCAGAAGAAGGTCGACGACCTCTACCGGCAGGCGGGTTCGCCGAACCAGGAGTTCGGCAGGGCGAAGGAGCACGGCAGGGCGAAGGAGGCCACCGGGCAGCAGCGCCGCACGGTGGACCGTTCCCTCGACGAAACCGCCGCGCGCACGGAGGCGTTCGGCGAGTCCCGGCGCGCCCTGGGCGTCCAGGCCGCGACCCCGGACCGCACGGGCGCCGTCGCCCCGGCCACCGCGCTGCTGCTCGCCGAAGACCCGCGGGTCCACACCGACCAGGCGCAGCCGGTGGACCTGCCGGCCGGGCAGCAGCACGGCGCCGTCACCGAGCACCGGACCCGGTCGGCCGAGGCCGCCGAACAGGCCGAGCGACCCGGGCAGGCCGAGCAGGCCGAGCGACCCGGGCAGGCCCGGCAGGCCGCCGGGAACCTGGAGCCGCTCACGGACTCGCAGGAGCCGCTGCGCGCCAGGAAGCAGGCCGCCCAGCAGAAGCTCGCGGGGGCGAGGGAGCTGCTGTCGCGGCTGACCGCCGATGACCGGACGCGGCTCGCCGAAGTCGAGCGCGCGAAGGAGCAGCAGGCCCGCCGGAAGGCGGAGGCCAGGGCGGAGGCCGAAGCCTCGGCCGGCACGGTGGCCGAGGTCGAGTGGCGGTTCCAGGAGCGCGAGCGGCAGGCATGGGAAGGGACGGACGGCGGCACGGGCACGGGCACCGCGACGGGCACGGGCACTGCGACGGGCAGGGAGGGCGGTTCCGCGACGGCCGGCGGCACATACGCGGCCAAGGCCGAGAAGGTGCTGTCCTTCGCGCACGCCCAGATAGGCAAGCCGTACGTCCGGGGCGCGACCGGCCCGAGTTCGTACGACTCCTCGGGGCTCACCCAGGCGGCCTGGCGCGCGGCGGGCGTCGATCTGCCCCGCACCACCTGGGACCAGATGGGGGCCGGGCAGCGAGTGGCCACGGCCGATCTGCTCCCCGGTGACCTGGTCTTCTTCTACGACGACATCAGCCATGTCGGGATCTACGCGGGCGACGGCATGATGATCCACGCCCCCGAGCCGGGCGCGAACGTCCGCGCGGAGTCGATCTACTACATGCCGGTCCACGGCAGCGTCCGCCCCGCGTAG
- a CDS encoding SWIM zinc finger family protein, which produces MRWTAEQVLALAPDAASRRAGSGLGLPGPWSETGGSGTGAVWGLCRGSDGRPYRTVVDSTGPAYRCSCPSRRAPCKHALGLLLLWAGGAGAVPDAEAPGWAEEWLAGRSSPARRREERAAHGGPSTSAADTTAADTTAGDTTAGDAGAARRRAERRAARITAGARELEQRLADLLRGGLASAAQSGYGPWEETAARMVDAQAPGLAARVRELGALAGSGQGWPARLLEESALVHLLDRAWLEIDRLPEPLAAVVRTRVGLTATAGGPAVRDDWLVLAQYDSADAKLTTRRIWLRGRETGRTALLLSYGAAGRAPGLALPPGLVIDAEIVPYGGAGRLRAELRERFGTPVPVKAPPPGGSTEEALAAYGRALRDDPWLDAWPVTLEDVVPVPSDDGWQLADARGPSALPVAPAAGFRSGLWRLLAVSGGGPVTVFGECGHRGFAPLAAWSGDSPETVALTSTALS; this is translated from the coding sequence GTGCGCTGGACGGCTGAACAGGTGCTTGCCCTGGCTCCTGACGCGGCGTCGCGCAGAGCGGGAAGCGGACTGGGCCTGCCCGGCCCGTGGTCGGAGACGGGCGGCAGCGGCACCGGGGCAGTCTGGGGCCTGTGCAGGGGCAGCGACGGCAGGCCGTACCGGACGGTCGTCGACTCAACCGGTCCGGCCTACCGGTGCAGTTGCCCGAGCCGGCGGGCCCCGTGCAAGCACGCGCTCGGGCTGCTGCTGCTCTGGGCCGGCGGCGCGGGGGCGGTGCCGGACGCCGAGGCGCCCGGCTGGGCCGAGGAGTGGCTGGCCGGGCGGAGCAGTCCCGCCCGGCGACGGGAGGAGCGGGCGGCTCACGGCGGGCCGTCCACGAGTGCGGCGGACACGACGGCGGCGGACACGACGGCGGGTGACACGACGGCGGGTGACGCGGGGGCGGCCCGGCGGCGGGCGGAGCGCCGGGCCGCCCGGATCACCGCCGGAGCGCGGGAGCTCGAGCAGCGGCTCGCGGATCTGCTCCGCGGCGGACTGGCTTCCGCCGCGCAGTCCGGGTACGGGCCGTGGGAGGAGACGGCCGCGCGTATGGTGGACGCACAGGCCCCCGGACTTGCCGCACGCGTCCGGGAGTTGGGTGCCCTGGCCGGCTCCGGCCAGGGCTGGCCGGCCCGGCTGCTGGAGGAGTCCGCGCTGGTGCACCTGCTTGACCGCGCCTGGCTGGAGATCGACCGGCTTCCGGAACCACTCGCCGCCGTCGTGCGCACCAGAGTGGGCCTGACGGCCACGGCAGGGGGCCCGGCGGTCCGCGACGACTGGCTGGTCCTGGCGCAGTACGACTCGGCGGACGCCAAGCTGACCACCCGCCGGATCTGGTTGCGCGGCCGGGAGACGGGCCGTACGGCGCTGCTGCTCTCCTACGGCGCGGCCGGCCGCGCGCCAGGGCTCGCGCTGCCCCCCGGGCTGGTGATCGACGCCGAGATCGTGCCCTACGGGGGCGCGGGGCGGCTGCGGGCCGAACTGCGCGAGCGGTTCGGCACCCCGGTGCCCGTCAAGGCGCCGCCGCCGGGCGGTTCCACGGAGGAGGCGCTCGCGGCGTACGGGAGGGCGCTGCGCGACGATCCCTGGCTGGACGCGTGGCCGGTCACGCTGGAGGACGTGGTGCCGGTGCCCTCCGACGACGGCTGGCAACTGGCCGACGCCCGAGGGCCGTCGGCGCTGCCGGTCGCGCCCGCCGCAGGGTTCCGGTCCGGGCTGTGGAGACTCCTCGCCGTCTCCGGCGGCGGCCCGGTCACGGTCTTCGGCGAATGCGGCCACCGGGGCTTCGCTCCATTGGCGGCCTGGTCCGGGGACAGCCCCGAGACGGTCGCCCTCACCTCGACCGCGCTGTCCTGA
- a CDS encoding DUF5691 domain-containing protein, with protein sequence MSRTTPTTTWDDLVTSAMLGTDRRTPPDGAPAPGSQAPLALLDAAAVHTVRRRAGLRPSTARPRPDPAPRDDRRELPGPARRRLAALLADRVAPAGSAGRRGAAPDLTELLPQWLAAAEAHGYRAPASALPALLDAARARTDLRPLALRFAGPRGIWLAGHNAEWRFALRGTAAGTALPAPGDGPAVRRLWEEGLFAERVALLGSVRAHDPGAAVALLSETWRTERAEDRLMFLDSLRTGLSDADEPFLEQALSDRSRNVRATAAELLSALPGSALAGRMAARAAECVGLDRMAKVAAIAVEAPYACDAGMERDGVAPAPPSGRGERSWWLGRLVEAAPLAVWPERLGGRTPEEIVALPAADGWGDELHAAWCRAAVRQRDPHWARALLGVSSQPTARGPGASSLAERASLLGTLPAGERAEWVAGFVSAHGLSEAFQLLGVCPVPWAEPLGRAVVDALDIARDAGSHPWSFSGVMGLAERCLDPGEASRLELLTATPDEPEGASPGAGGYWSEAFRRLVSTLRLRAAMQAELSA encoded by the coding sequence ATGTCCCGCACCACTCCTACGACGACCTGGGACGACCTCGTCACCTCGGCGATGCTCGGCACCGACCGGCGCACCCCGCCGGACGGTGCGCCGGCACCGGGCAGCCAGGCGCCCCTGGCGCTGCTCGACGCCGCAGCGGTCCACACGGTGCGGCGTCGAGCCGGGCTGCGGCCGTCGACGGCGCGGCCCCGGCCGGATCCCGCGCCGCGGGACGACCGGCGGGAGCTGCCCGGGCCCGCTCGGCGGCGGCTGGCCGCACTGCTCGCCGACCGGGTCGCGCCCGCGGGCTCCGCCGGGCGGCGGGGAGCCGCGCCGGACCTGACCGAACTGCTGCCGCAGTGGCTCGCCGCCGCCGAGGCGCACGGCTACCGCGCACCGGCCTCGGCACTGCCCGCGCTGCTGGACGCCGCCCGCGCCCGCACCGATCTGCGGCCCCTGGCGCTGCGCTTCGCCGGACCGCGCGGGATCTGGCTGGCCGGTCACAACGCCGAGTGGAGGTTCGCCCTCCGCGGCACCGCGGCGGGCACGGCTCTGCCGGCGCCCGGGGACGGGCCCGCCGTCCGCCGGCTGTGGGAGGAGGGCCTGTTCGCGGAGCGGGTCGCCCTGCTGGGATCGGTACGCGCGCACGACCCGGGTGCGGCGGTGGCGCTGCTGTCGGAGACATGGCGGACCGAACGGGCCGAGGACCGGTTGATGTTCCTGGACTCCCTGCGCACGGGGCTCTCCGACGCGGACGAGCCGTTCCTGGAGCAGGCCCTGTCCGACCGCAGCCGCAACGTCCGGGCGACAGCGGCCGAACTGCTGTCCGCGCTTCCGGGTTCCGCGCTCGCCGGGCGGATGGCGGCCCGCGCGGCAGAGTGCGTCGGCCTGGACCGCATGGCGAAGGTCGCGGCGATCGCCGTCGAGGCGCCGTACGCGTGCGACGCCGGAATGGAGCGTGACGGAGTCGCCCCGGCGCCCCCCTCAGGGCGTGGCGAACGTTCCTGGTGGCTCGGCCGGCTGGTGGAGGCGGCCCCGCTCGCCGTCTGGCCGGAGCGGTTGGGCGGCCGGACGCCGGAGGAGATCGTCGCCCTGCCTGCCGCCGACGGCTGGGGCGACGAGCTGCACGCCGCCTGGTGCCGTGCGGCGGTGCGGCAGCGCGACCCGCACTGGGCCCGTGCGCTGCTGGGGGTGTCCTCCCAGCCGACCGCGAGGGGCCCGGGCGCGTCCTCGCTCGCCGAGCGGGCGAGTCTGCTCGGGACGCTCCCGGCGGGGGAACGGGCCGAATGGGTGGCCGGGTTCGTCTCCGCGCACGGCCTCTCCGAGGCGTTCCAGCTGCTGGGCGTCTGCCCCGTGCCCTGGGCGGAGCCGCTCGGCCGTGCGGTGGTCGACGCGCTCGACATCGCCCGGGACGCGGGAAGCCATCCGTGGAGCTTCAGCGGAGTCATGGGGCTGGCGGAGCGCTGCCTCGATCCCGGTGAGGCGAGCCGGCTCGAACTCCTCACCGCCACCCCCGACGAGCCCGAGGGTGCGTCACCGGGAGCGGGCGGCTACTGGTCCGAGGCCTTCCGCCGACTGGTCTCGACGCTCCGGCTGCGTGCGGCGATGCAGGCCGAGCTGTCGGCGTAG
- the pcrA gene encoding DNA helicase PcrA, whose amino-acid sequence MSSLFDDSFLADLRRTPVPEEPPPPEDHEHLPAEEVPHDLFEGGFDEPGPGDAFYRDGAPRPVIDPAALLSGLNEQQRAAVVHTGSPLLIVAGAGSGKTRVLTHRIAHLLATREVHPGQILAITFTNKAAGEMKERVEQLVGPRARAMWVSTFHSACVRILRRESKKLGFTSSFSIYDAADSKRLMALVCRDLDLDPKRYPPKAFSAKISNLKNELVDEEAFAAEAGGAGRSDGSGGGFEQTLAEAYRMYQARLREANALDFDDIIMTTVHLLQAFPEVAEHYRRRFRHVLVDEYQDTNHAQYTLVRELVGTGYDDLGPAELCVVGDADQSIYAFRGATIRNILQFEEDYPDATTILLEQNYRSSQTILSAANAVIERNESRRPKNLWTNAGAGARITGYVADTEHDEAQFVADEIDRLADAGEARAGEVAVFYRTNAQSRVFEEIFIRVGLPYKVVGGVRFYERKEVRDVLAYLRVLANPEDNVPLRRILNVPKRGIGERAEAMIDALALRERITFPQALRRVDEAYGMAARSANAVKRFNTLMEELRTVVDSGAGPAVVLEAVLERTGYLAELQASTDPQDETRIENLQELAAVALEFEQERGAEEGSGTLAEFLEQVALVADSDQIPDDEEGGGVITLMTLHTAKGLEFPVVFLTGMEDGVFPHMRALGQTKELEEERRLAYVGITRARERLYLTRSSMRSAWGQPAYNPPSRFLEEIPDAHLEWKRTGRTAAPAGPAPGVVSALSSSRSRSGPSGFATRRTTDKPVIALAVGDRVTHDQFGLGTVMAVTGSGGDAQATIDFGDAKPKRLLLRYAPVEKL is encoded by the coding sequence ATGAGCAGCCTCTTTGACGACAGTTTCCTGGCGGACCTCCGGCGGACCCCGGTCCCGGAGGAGCCCCCGCCGCCGGAGGACCACGAGCACCTTCCGGCGGAGGAGGTCCCGCACGACCTCTTCGAGGGCGGGTTCGACGAGCCCGGACCCGGTGACGCCTTCTACCGGGACGGCGCCCCGCGCCCGGTCATCGACCCGGCCGCCCTGCTGAGCGGGCTGAACGAGCAGCAGCGTGCCGCCGTCGTCCACACCGGCTCCCCGCTGCTCATCGTCGCCGGTGCCGGCTCCGGCAAGACCCGGGTGCTGACCCACCGGATCGCCCATCTGCTGGCGACCCGCGAGGTGCACCCCGGCCAGATACTGGCGATCACCTTCACCAACAAGGCCGCGGGCGAGATGAAGGAGCGCGTCGAGCAGCTCGTCGGCCCGCGCGCCCGCGCCATGTGGGTCTCCACCTTCCACAGCGCCTGCGTCCGCATACTGCGCAGGGAGAGCAAGAAGCTCGGCTTCACCTCGTCCTTCTCGATCTACGACGCCGCCGACTCCAAGCGGTTGATGGCACTGGTCTGCCGCGATCTGGACCTCGATCCGAAGCGCTACCCGCCGAAGGCGTTCAGCGCCAAGATCTCGAACCTGAAGAACGAGCTGGTCGACGAGGAGGCCTTCGCCGCCGAGGCCGGGGGTGCCGGCCGGTCCGACGGCTCCGGGGGAGGCTTCGAGCAGACGCTGGCCGAGGCGTACCGGATGTACCAGGCCCGGCTGCGCGAGGCCAACGCGCTGGACTTCGACGACATCATCATGACCACGGTCCATCTGCTGCAGGCGTTCCCGGAGGTCGCCGAGCACTACCGGCGCCGGTTCCGCCACGTCCTGGTCGACGAGTACCAGGACACCAACCACGCCCAGTACACCCTCGTGCGCGAGCTGGTCGGCACGGGGTACGACGACCTCGGCCCCGCCGAGCTGTGCGTGGTGGGCGACGCCGACCAGTCGATCTACGCCTTCCGCGGTGCCACCATCCGCAACATCCTCCAGTTCGAGGAGGACTACCCGGACGCGACCACGATCCTGCTCGAGCAGAACTACCGCTCGTCCCAGACGATCCTCTCCGCGGCCAACGCGGTGATCGAGCGCAACGAGAGCCGCCGTCCCAAGAACCTGTGGACGAACGCGGGCGCGGGCGCGCGGATCACCGGCTACGTCGCGGACACCGAGCACGACGAGGCCCAGTTCGTCGCCGACGAGATCGACCGGCTGGCGGACGCCGGCGAGGCCAGGGCCGGCGAAGTGGCGGTCTTCTACCGGACCAACGCGCAGTCCCGTGTCTTCGAGGAGATCTTCATCCGCGTCGGCCTGCCCTACAAGGTCGTCGGCGGTGTGCGCTTCTACGAGCGCAAGGAGGTCCGGGACGTCCTGGCGTACCTGAGGGTCCTCGCCAACCCCGAGGACAACGTGCCGCTGCGGCGCATCCTGAACGTACCGAAGCGCGGCATCGGCGAGCGCGCCGAGGCGATGATCGACGCCCTCGCGCTGCGGGAGCGGATCACCTTCCCGCAGGCGCTGCGCCGAGTCGACGAGGCGTACGGCATGGCCGCCCGCTCCGCCAACGCCGTGAAGCGCTTCAACACGCTCATGGAGGAGCTGCGCACCGTCGTCGACTCGGGCGCCGGTCCCGCGGTGGTGCTGGAAGCCGTGCTGGAGCGGACCGGCTATCTCGCCGAACTCCAGGCGTCCACCGACCCCCAGGACGAGACCCGTATCGAGAACCTCCAGGAACTCGCGGCGGTGGCCCTGGAGTTCGAGCAGGAGCGCGGCGCCGAGGAGGGGTCGGGCACCCTCGCGGAGTTCCTGGAGCAGGTCGCGCTCGTCGCCGACTCCGACCAGATCCCCGACGACGAGGAGGGCGGCGGCGTCATCACGCTGATGACGCTGCACACCGCGAAGGGCCTGGAGTTCCCCGTCGTGTTCCTCACCGGCATGGAGGACGGCGTCTTCCCGCACATGCGGGCGCTCGGCCAGACCAAGGAACTGGAGGAGGAGCGCCGGCTGGCGTACGTGGGGATCACCCGTGCCCGGGAGCGCCTCTATCTGACGCGTTCCTCGATGCGCAGCGCCTGGGGCCAGCCCGCCTACAACCCGCCCTCGCGCTTCCTGGAGGAGATCCCCGACGCCCACCTGGAGTGGAAGCGGACGGGCCGGACGGCGGCGCCCGCCGGGCCGGCGCCCGGCGTCGTCTCGGCACTGTCGTCGTCCCGGTCCCGCTCCGGCCCGTCCGGCTTCGCGACCCGGCGGACGACGGACAAGCCGGTGATCGCCCTGGCCGTCGGGGACCGGGTCACCCACGACCAGTTCGGGCTGGGCACCGTGATGGCGGTGACGGGTTCGGGTGGCGACGCCCAGGCGACGATCGACTTCGGCGACGCCAAGCCGAAGCGGCTGCTGCTGCGGTACGCGCCGGTGGAGAAGCTCTGA